In Holophagaceae bacterium, one DNA window encodes the following:
- a CDS encoding 3-dehydroquinate synthase: protein MRLNLPIDFPTEVLVAEAPGEMLLPDPRSRWVLLGDESVKEFWTFAELPEPEGSLWIRTSEDAKRLDTLIPILEHWAAIPLHRDAVLVAVGGGVLTDMAGLAASLYLRGIHWHAWPTTLLAQVDAGLGGKTAVNLSAGKNLAGAFHAPSRLVACRSFLRTLPVRQLEAGRWEMVKIAVMAGDMPWAEAILNHDLPPAEFIQRTLAAKAEIVHRDPTEQGERRLLNLGHTLGHALEAASRFQLLHGEAVGLGLLAACFLAEELGLEPFPVPFLRRLAKALKPLAPLAASWEECRPWLLRDKKAAHGLSPWPELHCILPLPSERARQMALKADAWMIPHRRLLASLS, encoded by the coding sequence ATGAGGCTCAACCTTCCGATCGATTTCCCCACCGAGGTCCTCGTCGCGGAAGCTCCGGGGGAAATGTTGCTCCCGGATCCGCGGAGCCGGTGGGTGCTGCTGGGCGATGAGTCCGTGAAGGAATTCTGGACCTTCGCGGAACTTCCGGAACCCGAGGGCAGCCTGTGGATCAGGACTTCGGAAGACGCCAAGCGATTGGACACGCTCATCCCGATCCTCGAGCATTGGGCGGCGATCCCCCTGCACCGCGATGCGGTGCTGGTCGCCGTAGGCGGCGGCGTCCTCACGGATATGGCCGGCCTGGCCGCCAGCCTCTATCTGCGCGGCATCCATTGGCATGCCTGGCCTACCACGCTGCTGGCCCAGGTGGACGCGGGCCTTGGAGGGAAAACAGCCGTCAACCTGTCCGCCGGCAAGAACCTGGCGGGCGCTTTCCATGCGCCCAGCCGGCTGGTGGCCTGCCGCAGCTTCCTGCGGACCCTCCCGGTCCGGCAATTGGAAGCGGGCCGGTGGGAGATGGTGAAAATCGCGGTGATGGCCGGCGATATGCCTTGGGCGGAAGCGATTCTCAACCATGACCTGCCGCCCGCGGAATTCATCCAGCGGACCCTCGCGGCCAAAGCCGAAATCGTCCACCGCGATCCGACCGAGCAGGGCGAAAGGCGGTTGCTGAACCTGGGCCACACCCTGGGCCATGCCCTGGAAGCCGCCAGCCGCTTCCAACTGCTGCATGGCGAGGCCGTGGGGCTGGGCCTCCTGGCGGCCTGTTTCCTGGCGGAAGAGCTGGGCCTGGAGCCCTTTCCCGTGCCCTTCCTGAGGCGCCTCGCAAAGGCGTTGAAACCATTGGCCCCCTTGGCCGCATCCTGGGAGGAGTGCAGGCCCTGGCTGCTGCGGGACAAGAAGGCCGCCCACGGCTTATCGCCATGGCCGGAGCTACACTGCATTCTCCCGCTTCCCTCCGAGCGGGCCAGGCAGATGGCCTTGAAGGCCGATGCCTGGATGATTCCCCACCGCCGCCTCCTCGCAAGCCTCAGCTAA
- a CDS encoding ABC transporter ATP-binding protein, producing MAFKGEPFFQSDQVSGRGLRHTLLLRLLKYLKPYWVGLLGLLGLMVAGAALEVMPSQFTLWLINRFMETGSMRGTGPLVAGFMGVLAAGFVVQMGRFVLLAWVGQRAMLDLRMELFSHLMNRSTHFFHRNPVGRLMTRVTSDVQNLNEMFSSGFVAIVGDALSLLAIVVWMFSKHAGLAIVALAIMPPLLIATEVFRRNAGEAFRETQGRYAAIQSYLQEQLSGISLVQMNAREADSNEGFKQLNRSYLDAFLRTIFAYAVFFPVVEFITSATLAAIIYYGGIKLETGALTWGLLFAFVQISGRFFRPIRELAERYNVMQTAMASSERIFVLLDNRDEIPEAGAPKPVKFEQEIRFEEVSFAYEEGGRRVVDELSGAIPKGRRIAVVGHTGAGKSTLINLLMRFYDAGAGKITVDGVDVRELKVLGHRALFGLVLQDVFVFSGTLEDNIVLGRPRDEQRLASVLEQSQLKDLVGRLPLGLETQVGERGQKLSAGERQLLAFARMLYLEPEVLLLDEATANIDSETEAKIQAVIEHVSHRLTTFTIAHRLSTIKEADEIWVMDQGRIIERGTHGALMDLDGHYAKLVRLQFEEEEAA from the coding sequence ATGGCGTTCAAGGGCGAGCCTTTTTTCCAGAGTGACCAGGTTTCCGGGCGCGGGCTGCGCCACACCCTGCTGCTCCGGCTCCTCAAGTACCTGAAACCCTACTGGGTGGGCCTTCTCGGCCTGCTGGGGCTGATGGTCGCCGGGGCCGCGCTCGAGGTGATGCCCTCCCAATTCACCCTGTGGCTCATCAACCGGTTCATGGAGACGGGCTCCATGCGGGGCACCGGGCCCCTGGTGGCGGGCTTCATGGGGGTGCTGGCGGCGGGCTTTGTCGTGCAGATGGGCCGCTTCGTGCTGCTGGCCTGGGTGGGGCAGCGGGCCATGCTGGATCTGCGCATGGAGCTGTTCTCCCATCTGATGAACAGGTCCACCCATTTTTTCCACCGCAACCCGGTGGGAAGGCTCATGACCCGCGTCACGAGCGATGTGCAGAACCTCAACGAAATGTTCTCGTCGGGCTTCGTGGCCATCGTGGGGGACGCCTTGTCTCTGCTGGCCATCGTTGTCTGGATGTTCTCCAAGCACGCAGGGCTGGCGATCGTGGCCCTGGCCATCATGCCGCCGCTGCTGATCGCCACGGAAGTCTTCCGCCGCAACGCCGGCGAAGCCTTCCGCGAAACCCAGGGCCGCTATGCCGCCATCCAGTCCTACCTCCAGGAGCAGCTTTCGGGCATCAGCCTGGTGCAGATGAACGCCCGCGAAGCCGACAGCAACGAGGGGTTCAAGCAGCTCAACCGCAGCTACCTGGACGCCTTCCTGCGGACGATCTTCGCGTACGCGGTGTTCTTCCCGGTGGTGGAGTTCATCACCTCCGCCACGCTGGCGGCCATCATCTACTACGGCGGCATCAAACTTGAAACGGGAGCCCTCACCTGGGGCCTGCTCTTCGCGTTCGTGCAGATCTCGGGGCGCTTCTTCAGGCCCATCCGCGAACTGGCCGAACGCTACAACGTGATGCAGACGGCCATGGCCTCCAGCGAACGCATCTTCGTACTGCTGGACAACCGGGACGAGATTCCCGAGGCCGGCGCGCCGAAGCCCGTGAAATTCGAACAGGAGATCCGGTTCGAGGAGGTCTCCTTCGCCTACGAGGAAGGCGGCCGCCGCGTCGTGGACGAACTGAGCGGCGCCATCCCCAAAGGACGCCGCATCGCGGTGGTGGGCCACACCGGCGCAGGCAAGAGCACGCTCATAAACCTTTTGATGAGGTTCTACGATGCAGGTGCCGGAAAAATAACGGTGGATGGCGTGGACGTGCGGGAACTGAAAGTCCTCGGCCACCGTGCGCTCTTCGGCCTGGTGCTGCAGGATGTGTTCGTCTTCTCAGGCACCCTCGAAGACAACATCGTCCTGGGCAGGCCGCGCGACGAGCAGCGCCTGGCTTCAGTGCTGGAACAGAGCCAATTGAAGGATCTGGTGGGCCGCCTCCCGCTGGGGCTCGAAACGCAAGTGGGAGAGCGCGGACAAAAGCTCAGCGCGGGGGAGCGGCAATTGCTGGCCTTCGCGCGGATGCTCTACCTGGAGCCGGAAGTCCTGCTGCTGGACGAAGCCACCGCCAACATCGATTCCGAGACTGAAGCCAAGATCCAGGCCGTCATCGAGCACGTGAGCCACCGCCTGACCACCTTCACCATCGCCCACCGCCTGAGCACCATCAAGGAGGCCGACGAGATCTGGGTCATGGACCAGGGGCGCATCATCGAGCGCGGCACCCACGGCGCCCTCATGGACCTCGACGGCCACTACGCCAAGCTCGTGCGGCTGCAGTTCGAGGAGGAAGAGGCCGCGTGA
- the secF gene encoding protein translocase subunit SecF, which produces MHIFKKLPHFDFMKWKGVALTISWSIIVICFLLARPWSSNSRVKVGMQFTGGIDMMVRFTIPMGADQIRTALQQGGIHDAALVNYSAPAGTEDYSIKVKAKKGQDSKDSTLQINKIVDVLKKLDPQSKTDPRHDLNTESALALSGKWYDANLLGLKGDEQSKRATYDGWAGKVTEARDIKGSISNYNELPADLPAPLKEMLQKEFRLGHVTLRRFESFSPSISGEWTNKTLTAVFWASVAILFYVMFRFTMSFAVGGIIALLHDILMALGLFVLFGYEFSVPVVASFLILMGYSMADTIVVFDRIRENSHKPEYRRVPVTKLINDSINQTLSRTILTSLSVLFVAFCLLVFGGPALRDLSFPIFVGVITGTYSSIYIASPVVVYWDRFFGGKDKLKQHA; this is translated from the coding sequence ATGCACATATTCAAAAAGCTTCCCCACTTCGACTTCATGAAATGGAAGGGCGTGGCCCTCACCATCTCCTGGAGCATCATCGTCATCTGTTTCCTGCTGGCCAGGCCCTGGAGCAGCAACAGCCGCGTGAAGGTGGGCATGCAGTTCACCGGCGGCATCGACATGATGGTGCGGTTCACCATTCCCATGGGAGCCGACCAGATCCGCACCGCGCTCCAGCAGGGTGGCATCCACGATGCGGCCCTGGTGAACTACTCGGCGCCGGCGGGCACCGAGGACTACTCCATCAAGGTGAAGGCGAAAAAAGGCCAGGACTCCAAGGACTCCACCCTCCAGATCAACAAGATCGTGGATGTGCTCAAGAAGCTGGATCCCCAGAGCAAGACCGATCCCCGCCATGACCTCAACACTGAATCGGCCCTTGCCCTCTCGGGAAAGTGGTACGACGCGAACCTGCTGGGACTGAAGGGGGACGAGCAGTCGAAGCGCGCCACCTACGATGGATGGGCCGGGAAAGTGACCGAAGCCAGGGACATCAAGGGCTCGATTTCGAATTACAACGAGTTGCCGGCCGACCTGCCCGCTCCGCTGAAAGAGATGCTCCAAAAAGAATTCCGGCTGGGCCACGTGACCCTGCGCAGGTTCGAGAGCTTCTCCCCTTCGATCTCCGGGGAGTGGACCAACAAGACCCTGACCGCGGTGTTCTGGGCCAGCGTGGCGATCCTGTTCTATGTCATGTTCCGCTTCACCATGAGCTTTGCCGTGGGCGGCATCATCGCGCTGCTCCACGATATCCTCATGGCGCTCGGACTGTTCGTGCTGTTCGGCTATGAATTCTCGGTGCCCGTGGTGGCCAGCTTCCTCATCCTGATGGGCTATTCCATGGCCGACACCATCGTGGTGTTCGACCGCATCCGGGAAAACAGCCACAAGCCCGAATACCGCCGCGTGCCCGTCACAAAGCTGATCAACGACTCCATCAATCAGACACTTTCACGAACGATCCTGACCTCCCTGTCAGTGCTCTTCGTGGCCTTCTGCCTGTTGGTCTTCGGCGGCCCGGCGCTCCGCGACCTGAGCTTCCCCATCTTCGTGGGCGTCATCACCGGCACCTATTCGTCCATCTACATCGCGTCGCCTGTGGTGGTGTATTGGGACAGGTTCTTCGGCGGCAAAGACAAGCTCAAGCAGCACGCATAG
- a CDS encoding M28 family peptidase, with translation MHRATKIILALVSAFPILGAQTPAARSQSGTRMKREVAILSAPRMEGRGNGSEGLAQAADHIERYYRSLGIKTKRQSYPYLTGVEVKEGKAYLGMGDGKQSQLQWGKDVEAYSFSGNGVFNSKALVFAGYGIQAGAYNDFNGVESVGKVVIIGRDLPDIPAFASLSAQEKSLRGRLRRFETARIGGLILLEEGDAPRPLKLISELPTLPFPVLSMPSRALDAVCGDLKDRLKKIRESGSPQSKDFVWAPWSYMGLTLELERKHKDVPNLIATIPGRDPKLKAEVIVLGAHMDHLGRGERHSLGSAPAAGLIHAGADDNASGTALLMELGRQMKSAKPKRTILLTHFSGEEEGMLGSAYWIKHPTVPLESVKAMLNFDMVGRLDPKKPLLLLGGLGAPKAALERAKSLAPAGLAIGGDLGAAAGSSDHLTFALAKIPTFFFFTGLHADYHKPSDTADKIDGAGMTMVAAYARSVAMDLAGSAQAPAFDPETAKLSTGKGMGGVKVSFGVIPDYAEHTDGFHINGVMPGSSAEAAGLKSGDIIQMFAARPVKTIYDYMDALAAGKAGDSVTVKWLRDGKPMEGQAVLKARQ, from the coding sequence ATGCATCGCGCAACGAAAATCATTCTCGCCCTTGTTTCCGCCTTCCCGATTCTTGGCGCCCAGACTCCCGCGGCCAGATCCCAGTCCGGAACCCGCATGAAGCGGGAAGTCGCGATCCTGTCCGCCCCTCGCATGGAGGGCCGGGGAAACGGCAGCGAGGGTCTTGCCCAGGCCGCGGACCACATCGAGCGCTACTACCGGTCGCTGGGAATCAAGACCAAGCGGCAGAGCTATCCGTACCTCACCGGCGTGGAGGTGAAGGAAGGCAAGGCGTACCTCGGGATGGGGGACGGCAAGCAGTCCCAGCTCCAATGGGGCAAGGATGTCGAGGCCTACAGCTTCAGCGGCAACGGCGTTTTCAATTCCAAGGCCCTGGTCTTTGCGGGCTATGGCATACAGGCGGGCGCCTACAACGATTTCAATGGGGTGGAATCCGTGGGCAAGGTGGTCATCATCGGCCGCGACCTGCCCGACATCCCTGCCTTCGCATCCTTGAGCGCCCAGGAGAAAAGCCTGCGCGGAAGGCTGCGCCGCTTCGAGACGGCCCGCATCGGCGGCCTGATCCTGCTCGAGGAGGGCGATGCTCCGCGGCCCCTCAAGCTGATTTCGGAATTGCCTACCCTTCCCTTTCCGGTCCTCAGCATGCCCTCCAGGGCCCTGGACGCGGTCTGCGGCGATCTGAAGGACCGGCTGAAAAAGATCCGCGAATCCGGCTCGCCGCAGAGCAAGGACTTCGTGTGGGCGCCCTGGTCCTACATGGGATTGACCCTCGAGCTGGAGCGCAAGCACAAGGATGTTCCCAACCTCATCGCGACCATTCCCGGACGGGATCCGAAATTGAAGGCTGAAGTCATCGTCCTGGGCGCGCACATGGACCACCTGGGGCGCGGAGAGCGGCACAGCCTGGGCAGCGCGCCCGCCGCGGGTTTGATCCATGCGGGCGCCGATGACAACGCGTCGGGCACCGCGCTGCTCATGGAGTTGGGCCGGCAGATGAAATCGGCGAAGCCGAAGCGCACCATCCTCCTCACCCATTTTTCGGGCGAAGAAGAAGGCATGCTGGGTTCCGCCTATTGGATCAAGCACCCGACGGTTCCGCTTGAGAGCGTGAAAGCGATGCTGAATTTCGACATGGTCGGCCGGCTGGATCCGAAGAAGCCCCTGTTGCTGCTGGGCGGCCTCGGCGCGCCGAAAGCGGCCTTGGAACGCGCGAAATCCCTGGCTCCGGCGGGGCTCGCCATCGGCGGGGACCTGGGCGCGGCCGCCGGTTCCTCGGACCACCTCACCTTCGCCCTGGCGAAGATTCCCACCTTTTTCTTCTTCACGGGGCTCCATGCCGATTACCACAAGCCCTCGGACACCGCCGACAAGATCGATGGCGCGGGGATGACCATGGTGGCGGCCTACGCCCGATCGGTCGCCATGGATCTCGCCGGCTCCGCCCAAGCGCCGGCCTTCGACCCCGAGACCGCCAAGCTCTCCACCGGAAAAGGCATGGGCGGCGTGAAGGTGAGCTTCGGCGTCATCCCCGATTACGCGGAGCACACCGACGGCTTCCACATCAACGGCGTCATGCCGGGTTCTTCGGCCGAAGCCGCCGGACTCAAGTCCGGGGACATCATCCAGATGTTCGCGGCGCGTCCGGTGAAGACGATCTACGACTACATGGATGCGCTGGCCGCAGGCAAGGCCGGAGACAGCGTGACCGTGAAATGGCTGCGGGACGGCAAGCCCATGGAGGGCCAGGCGGTGCTGAAAGCGAGACAATGA
- a CDS encoding metallophosphoesterase family protein, protein MDIILSDLHSNLHALRVVLRYAKRRAVSRFAILGDLVGYGAQPNQVLELVRELKPRIGVRGNHDKVCAGLEPALAFSGPARGSAEWTQERLSRENLHFLESLPVGPLAVGEDYVLAHGSPLDEDAYLLHPRDALMAFDCFDGQLCFFGHTHLPGSFELDEEAHQLTWITFQEGEWFSLRKGCRYLVNPGSVGQPRDRDPRLSFMTFDPSKRRLRLHRLDYDHRGAARAIRQAGLHAHLAERLGYGI, encoded by the coding sequence ATGGACATCATCCTTTCCGACCTTCACTCCAACCTGCACGCGCTGCGGGTGGTGCTGCGCTATGCCAAGCGGCGGGCGGTGAGCCGGTTCGCGATCCTGGGCGACCTGGTGGGCTATGGCGCGCAGCCCAACCAAGTGCTGGAACTGGTCCGGGAACTCAAGCCGCGCATCGGCGTGCGGGGAAACCACGACAAGGTCTGCGCCGGGCTGGAACCGGCCCTCGCCTTCAGCGGCCCGGCCCGGGGCTCGGCGGAATGGACCCAGGAACGGCTTTCCCGGGAGAACCTGCACTTTCTGGAATCCCTTCCTGTGGGACCTCTGGCGGTGGGCGAGGACTATGTGCTGGCCCACGGGTCCCCCCTGGACGAGGACGCCTACCTCCTGCATCCCCGGGACGCCCTCATGGCCTTTGATTGCTTTGATGGGCAGCTTTGTTTTTTTGGCCATACGCATCTGCCGGGCAGTTTCGAATTGGATGAGGAGGCCCACCAGCTTACTTGGATCACCTTCCAGGAAGGCGAGTGGTTCAGCCTCCGCAAGGGCTGTCGCTACCTGGTGAATCCGGGTTCCGTGGGGCAGCCGAGGGACCGGGATCCGCGCCTTTCCTTCATGACCTTCGACCCGTCCAAACGCCGCCTGCGGCTGCACCGGCTGGACTATGACCACCGGGGCGCGGCCCGGGCCATCCGCCAGGCGGGACTCCACGCGCACTTGGCGGAACGGCTGGGCTACGGAATCTAG
- a CDS encoding PilZ domain-containing protein, whose protein sequence is MSDPIFPSDEELETMLREAKDLKASLSLRAMGTNRMLGDLRLAGLEPGIAMHLMGAKRRDQLPVEGTMVTLSIILGDQVVSLDSPVLAPLVAAEGDTMFPPVLRIAWPTRGIELKRRRDMRMASADQAPLHGTLTALDQTWEVKVLNLTETGMGLALPASANLPLRQKVQVRTTLPGGAVFSCHGEIRHLMHMEGDSLPTRAGVVFWGQPGEGQEDLRRFIQDRRTDRSQSLREPEELD, encoded by the coding sequence ATGAGCGATCCGATTTTCCCGAGCGATGAAGAGCTGGAAACGATGCTCCGGGAGGCCAAAGACCTGAAGGCCTCCTTGAGCCTGCGCGCCATGGGCACCAACCGCATGCTGGGGGATCTGCGCCTGGCGGGCCTCGAACCGGGGATCGCCATGCACCTGATGGGCGCCAAGCGGCGCGACCAACTGCCGGTGGAAGGCACCATGGTGACGCTATCCATCATCCTGGGCGACCAGGTGGTGTCCCTGGATAGCCCGGTGCTGGCTCCGTTGGTGGCGGCCGAAGGCGACACGATGTTTCCCCCGGTCCTCCGCATCGCCTGGCCCACCCGGGGCATTGAGCTGAAGCGGCGCCGGGACATGCGCATGGCCTCGGCGGACCAGGCTCCGCTGCACGGCACCTTGACGGCCCTCGATCAGACCTGGGAAGTGAAAGTGCTGAACCTCACCGAAACCGGGATGGGCCTCGCGCTCCCCGCCTCGGCGAACCTGCCTTTGAGGCAGAAGGTCCAGGTGCGGACCACCCTGCCCGGGGGCGCGGTGTTCAGCTGCCACGGCGAGATCCGCCACCTGATGCACATGGAAGGCGATTCGCTTCCGACGCGGGCCGGCGTGGTGTTCTGGGGGCAGCCTGGCGAGGGTCAGGAGGATTTGCGCCGCTTCATCCAGGATCGGCGCACAGACCGTTCCCAGAGCCTGCGGGAGCCCGAGGAACTGGATTGA
- a CDS encoding thiamine phosphate synthase — protein sequence MINLPPIYPITDPRRVASLSEQVRTFGEAGLPLVQFRGKPLDAKAQYVELTTSLRQAHDNGGWPMICVNDRADLAVLAAQEGFTPWGLHLGQRDLPPAEAGRLPGLEQAHIGTSTHDGSEWSGVDAACDHAGLGPFRATATKADHAAPIGLEGMEKGCAALRSRDIAPIAIGGIVHGDFDDVFGAGAECIALISELDRHNPSDLAWEAQASRWKARPPFRRGQGIALVGSSGSGKSTLASMMGPRLGLPVLDLDALIEAKTGLTIADFFQAQGEAEFRRLEAENLRSNLDQPSVMALGGGAWASPEVRDALKVAGFAVLWIAETPQACWSRIAADPTRPLAKDRDGFLRRHRVRMTDWGGLPMILPLGHPAEEIAGKVAAGLD from the coding sequence ATGATTAATCTCCCGCCCATCTACCCGATCACCGACCCGCGACGGGTTGCTTCGTTATCTGAACAAGTGCGGACTTTCGGCGAAGCGGGATTGCCGCTTGTCCAGTTCCGGGGCAAGCCGCTGGATGCGAAGGCGCAATATGTGGAACTGACCACCTCGCTTCGGCAGGCCCATGACAACGGTGGCTGGCCGATGATCTGCGTGAACGATCGTGCGGATCTGGCGGTGCTGGCGGCGCAGGAGGGCTTTACGCCTTGGGGGCTGCACCTCGGCCAGAGGGACTTGCCACCTGCCGAGGCAGGCCGGCTGCCGGGTCTGGAACAAGCTCATATCGGCACGTCCACCCATGATGGGTCCGAGTGGTCTGGAGTGGATGCCGCCTGCGACCATGCGGGCCTCGGCCCCTTCCGCGCCACCGCCACGAAAGCGGACCATGCGGCACCCATCGGCCTGGAAGGCATGGAAAAGGGATGCGCGGCGCTGCGCTCGAGGGACATCGCTCCCATCGCCATCGGGGGAATCGTCCACGGCGACTTTGATGATGTCTTCGGCGCAGGCGCCGAATGCATCGCGCTCATCAGCGAGCTGGACCGCCACAACCCTTCGGACCTCGCCTGGGAAGCCCAGGCCTCGCGGTGGAAGGCGAGACCTCCATTCCGGCGCGGCCAGGGCATCGCCCTGGTGGGCAGCAGCGGCTCCGGGAAATCCACGCTCGCTTCCATGATGGGGCCGCGATTGGGACTTCCGGTGCTAGACCTGGATGCCCTCATCGAAGCCAAAACGGGCCTGACCATCGCGGATTTCTTTCAAGCGCAAGGCGAGGCCGAATTCCGCCGCCTGGAAGCGGAAAACCTGCGCTCAAACCTGGATCAACCATCGGTGATGGCTCTGGGCGGCGGAGCCTGGGCAAGCCCCGAGGTCCGGGATGCCCTGAAGGTTGCAGGCTTCGCCGTGCTTTGGATCGCGGAGACGCCTCAGGCCTGCTGGTCGCGGATTGCTGCGGACCCAACCCGGCCCCTTGCAAAAGACCGTGATGGATTCCTGCGACGGCACCGCGTCCGCATGACGGACTGGGGCGGACTCCCGATGATCCTGCCCTTGGGCCATCCGGCGGAGGAAATCGCAGGAAAGGTGGCGGCCGGGTTAGACTGA
- a CDS encoding 4-deoxy-4-formamido-L-arabinose-phosphoundecaprenol deformylase, whose translation MKTISLRVDVDTLEGSLKGIPTLLRLLEKHRMQASFYFSFGPDNSGKALRRIFRKGFLAKMRRTKAPQMYGLKTLMYGVLLPAPIIHKRAAEQMRSAREAGHEVGIHAWDHVQYHDLLDRKSREWLQDWYERSHQAFESVFGCKAKGAVSPAWRSNDTTLELQERYGLDYAGDCRGLAPFYPIVKGRTLATLQIPTTLPTLDELYGLDGMGERAVNERVWSLIREDALNVYALHTEVEGGMLHGAFDAFLQGLRDRDVRARTHADWLPELKAAHPPAKEMTRRDVPGRAGWLSFES comes from the coding sequence TTGAAAACCATTTCCCTGCGCGTGGATGTGGACACTCTGGAGGGTTCCCTCAAGGGGATTCCCACGCTGCTGCGCTTGTTGGAAAAGCACCGGATGCAGGCGAGCTTCTACTTCAGTTTCGGGCCGGACAACAGCGGGAAAGCCCTTCGCCGGATCTTCCGCAAAGGCTTCCTGGCAAAAATGCGCCGCACCAAGGCGCCTCAGATGTACGGCCTGAAAACCCTCATGTACGGTGTCCTGCTTCCGGCTCCGATCATTCACAAACGTGCCGCGGAGCAGATGCGGTCCGCGCGGGAAGCCGGACACGAAGTGGGCATCCACGCCTGGGACCACGTGCAGTACCACGACCTGCTGGACCGGAAATCCAGGGAGTGGTTGCAAGACTGGTACGAACGCAGCCACCAGGCCTTTGAATCCGTTTTCGGATGCAAGGCCAAGGGCGCGGTGAGCCCGGCCTGGCGCAGCAACGACACCACGCTGGAACTGCAGGAGCGCTATGGGCTCGACTATGCCGGGGACTGCCGCGGCCTCGCGCCCTTCTATCCCATCGTGAAGGGCAGGACCCTGGCGACGCTGCAGATTCCCACGACGCTGCCGACGCTGGACGAACTCTATGGACTTGATGGCATGGGCGAGCGGGCAGTGAACGAACGGGTCTGGTCCCTGATCCGGGAAGACGCCCTGAACGTCTATGCGCTGCACACCGAAGTGGAAGGCGGCATGCTGCATGGCGCCTTCGACGCGTTCCTGCAAGGCCTGCGGGACCGCGACGTGCGCGCCCGCACCCACGCCGACTGGCTCCCGGAACTGAAAGCCGCCCATCCGCCCGCGAAGGAAATGACCCGCCGCGACGTGCCGGGCAGGGCCGGGTGGCTCAGTTTCGAAAGCTGA